A part of Falco cherrug isolate bFalChe1 chromosome 16, bFalChe1.pri, whole genome shotgun sequence genomic DNA contains:
- the LHFPL5 gene encoding LHFPL tetraspan subfamily member 5 protein translates to MPKLLPAQEAARIYHTNYVRNARAMGVLWALFTLCFSILMVVTFIQPYWIGDSIDTPQAGYFGLFSYCIGNALTGELICKGSPLDFGTIPSSAFKTAMFFVGVSTFLIIGTILCFSLFFFCNAATVYKVCAWMQLAAATGLMIGCLIYPDGWDSSEVKRMCGDKTDKYTLGACTVRWAYILCIIGILDALILSFLAFVLGNRQDNLLPSDFKVENTEEGED, encoded by the exons ATGCCCAAGCTGCTGCCGGCGCAGGAGGCGGCGCGGATCTACCACACCAACTACGTGCGGAACGCGCGGGCCATGGGGGTGCTCTGGGCCCTCTTCACCCTCTGCTTCTCCATCCTGATGGTGGTGACCTTCATCCAGCCCTACTGGATCGGCGACAGCATCGACACGCCGCAGGCCGGCTACTTCGGCCTCTTCTCCTACTGCATCGGCAATGCGCTCACCGGCGAGCTCATCTGCAAGGGCAGCCCCCTCGACTTCGGCACCATCCCCTCCAGCGCCTTCAAAACCGCCATGTTCTTCGTAGGCGTCTCCACCTTCCTCATCATCGGCACCATCCTCTGCTTCAGCCTCTTCTTCTTCTGCAACGCAGCCACCGTCTATAAAGTCTGTGCCTGgatgcagctggcagcag CTACTGGGCTGATGATCGGCTGCCTGATCTACCCCGACGGCTGGGACTCGAGCGAGGTGAAACGCATGTGCGGGGACAAGACGGACAAGTACACGCTGGGCGCCTGCACTGTGCGCTGGGCATACATCCTCTGCATCATCGGCATCCTCGACGCCCTCATCCTCTCCTTCCTGGCCTTCGTGTTGGGGAACCGGCAGGACAACCTCCTCCCATCTGattttaaagtggaaaataCAG aagagGGTGAGGACTGA
- the CLPS gene encoding LOW QUALITY PROTEIN: colipase (The sequence of the model RefSeq protein was modified relative to this genomic sequence to represent the inferred CDS: deleted 1 base in 1 codon), with amino-acid sequence MGPRDVPPGWDLCPRDGVPGWDMGPRDVPPGWDLPASGWDPETYLRGGTCVLGMGPRDVPPGWDLPPWNGTCILGMGPAPPVCASELCLQDGTYAPGMCLWDGTCTPGTHPWDAPCVPRMHLWDGPSVSGMCPGDAPLEQPHQLMETPAIKHPPARGRDTSEPTVAMALPPRLLLALLLLAPALPAPHKRGLIFNLDTGELCLQSAQCKSGCCHRTGGLSLARCAPKAAEFQECSPKSLYGVYYKCPCESGLTCDTDRTIVGSITNSDFGTCKDPRAFYQLW; translated from the exons ATGGGACCCCGAGACGTACCCCCGGGGTGGGACCTGTGTCCTCGGGATGGGGTCCCGGGATGGGACATGGGCCCCCGGGATGTGCCCCCGGGATGGGACCTGCCCGCCTCGGGATGGGACCCCGAGACGTACCTCCGGGGTGGGACCTGTGTCCTCGGGATGGGACCCCGGGATGTGCCGCCGGGATGGGACTTGCCCCCCTGGAATGGGACCTGTATCCTCGGGATGGGACCTGCACCCCCGGTATGTGCCTCTGAGTTGTGCCTCCAGGATGGGACCTATGCTCCCGGGATGTGCCTCTGGGATGGGACCTGTACCCCCGGGACACACCCCTGGGATGCACCCTGTGTCCCCAGGATGCACCTCTGGGATGGACCCTCTGTCTCCGGAATGTGCCCCGGGGATGCACCCCTG GAGCAGCCACATCAGCTGATGGAGACACCTGCTATAAAGCACCCGCCGGCCCGTGGCCGAGACACGAGCGAGCCCACCGTGGCCATGGCGCTGCCCCCCCgcctgctcctggccctgctgctgctggccccggCTCTGCCCGCGCCCCACAAGCGG GGGCTCATCTTCAACTTG GACACCGGGGAGCTGTGCTTGCAGAGCGCCCAGTGCAAGAGCGGCTGCTGCCACCGGACCGGTGGCCTGAGCCTGGCCCGATGCGCACCGAAGGCGGCCGAGTTCCAGGAGTGCTCCCCGAAG AGCCTCTATGGCGTCTACTACAAGTGTCCCTGCGAGAGCGGCTTGACCTGCGACACCGATAGGACCATCGTGGGTTCCATCACCAACAGTGACTTCGGCACCTGCAAGGACCCCCGGGCCTTCTACCAGCTGTGGTGA
- the LOC129737516 gene encoding uncharacterized protein LOC129737516, whose protein sequence is MRPVWDLPWDVPCAPELCSGMHPVPSGHRCVPRDVPCTPRTCVRMCLRCTVHWMCPRMSPGCTLGCSPGCHVPQDVSQMLCHLSCAPPPSQLVSPGSSPPGVRCMGYSIIGVGGCVPLDPPVSSRAGWGCRQGGDCPHSPAAERDVAHPAASRAWAAPEGPNVLWALTATSGLFSRSHICPTSWGTAAAPLPPTGLGAMCQHDGHPAASASLSVTPAGAEGQGCRGVNHCQGQPGRRGCEKPGRSQGCSPFIPRIPRAPRHRGNRWQGRVRWWPMGWGHQQAPECRARLAGCWQGGGLAPATLRAFSSGFLGVCGHEVGAMEDCGGGRFPAEHSSRATGSCFAREAVSNAQQGGCLGDPQLHGCPQPG, encoded by the coding sequence ATGAGGCCCGTGTGGGATCTGCCCTGGGATGTGCCCTGTGCCCCTGAGCTGTGCTCCGGGATGCACCCTGTGCCCTCTGGGCATCGCTGTGTGCCCCGGGATGTGCCGTGCACCCCCAGGACATGTGTCAGGATGTGCCTGCGCTGCACCGTGCACTGGATGTGTCCCAGGATGTCCCCAGGGTGCACCTTGGGATGCTCCCCAGGATGTCATGTGCCTCAGGATGTGTCCCAGATGCTGTGCCACCTCAGCTGTGCCCCTCCACCCTCCCAGCTGGTATCACCAGGGTCTTCCCCCCCTGGAGTAAGGTGCATGGGGTACAGCATCATTGGCGTGGGGGGCTGCGTGCCCCTGGACCCCCCTGTCAGCTCtagggctggctggggctgcaggcagggaggggactgtccccacagccccgcTGCAGAAAGGGACGTGGctcatcctgctgccagcagagcctgggcagcCCCAGAGGGACCCAACGTGCTGTGGGCGCTCACAGCCACCTCGGGGCTGTTCTCCAGGAGCCACATCTGCCCCACATCCTGGGGGACCGCAGCAGCTCCGCTCCCGCCGACGGGCCTGGGCGCCATGTGCCAGCATGACGGTCACCCCGCAGCCAGCGCCAGCCTCAGCGTCACCCCCGCGGGCGCCGAAGGCCAGGGCTGCCGGGGCGTTAATCATTGCCAAGGGCAGCCGGGCCGCCGCGGGTGCGAGAAGCCAGGCCGttcccagggctgctctccttTCATCCCCCGCATCCCCCGAGCACCGAGACACAGAGGGAATaggtggcagggcagggtgaggtGGTGGCCCATGGGCTGGGGACATCAGCAGGCTCCGGAGTGCCGAGCGAGGCTGGCGGGAtgctggcaggggggtgggcttGCTCCTGCCACACTTCGGGCTTTCTCAAGTGGGTTTCTTGGTGTCTGTGGTCATGAGGTTGGAGCGATGGAGGATTGTGGGGGTGGGCGCTTTCCCGCAGAGCACAGCTCCCGTGCCACCGGCTCTTGCTTTGCCCGTGAAGCTGTCAGCAATGCCCAGCAAGGAGGGTGTCTTGGGGACCCCCAGCTCCATGGCTGCCCACAGCCAGGgtga